A window of Arachis hypogaea chloroplast, complete genome contains these coding sequences:
- the ndhJ gene encoding NADH-plastoquinone oxidoreductase subunit J, translated as MQGPLSAWLVKHGLVHRSLGFDYQGIETLQIKPEDWHSIAVILYVYGYNYLRSQCAYDVAPGGLLASVYHLTRIESGIDQPEEVCIKVYVPRKNPRIPSIFWVWKSADFQERESYDMLGISYENHPRLKRILMPENWIGWPLRKDYIAPNFYEIQDAY; from the coding sequence ATGCAGGGTCCTTTGTCTGCTTGGTTAGTCAAACATGGACTTGTTCATAGATCTTTGGGTTTCGACTACCAAGGAATCGAAACTTTACAAATAAAGCCCGAAGATTGGCATTCCATTGCTGTCATCTTATATGTATATGGTTACAATTATCTACGTTCCCAATGTGCCTATGATGTAGCACCAGGAGGACTGTTAGCTAGTGTGTATCATCTTACAAGAATAGAGTCTGGGATAGATCAACCGGAAGAGGTATGCATAAAAGTATATGTACCAAGGAAAAATCCCCGAATTCCTTCTATTTTCTGGGTTTGGAAAAGTGCGGATTTTCAAGAGAGGGAATCTTATGATATGTTAGGAATCTCTTATGAAAATCATCCGCGTCTGAAACGTATTTTAATGCCCGAAAATTGGATAGGATGGCCTTTGCGTAAAGATTATATCGCCCCCAATTTTTATGAAATACAAGATGCTTACTAA